The following is a genomic window from Niabella soli DSM 19437.
CTTGTTCTAATTCTTCCCTGGTATAATTCTTTACCTGTTCTTTTAGAGCCGGAATGGCATCTACCAAATGACTTAATTCTATATCCGGGCGCAATAATATCTTTTCTGCTTTTTGTTTTTCCTGGATCTGTGATGAATTATGTTTTAAAAGGAAGCCGTTGATCTCTTCGGGTTTCAAGGAGGCCTCTTTTAAAATTGTCCTTATATTGGCAATATTTTCTGTTTTTTGCCTTATTTTATTCATTCTTTCTTCAGAGGCCAAGCCTAATTTATAACCGATAGGAGTTAGCCGGGCATCTGCGTTGTCCTGGCGAAGCAGGGTACGGTATTCCGCACGTGACGTAAACATGCGATAGGGCTCTTCGGTTCCTTTGTTGATAAGATCGTCAATAAGCACCCCGATATAAGCATCACTTCTTTTCAATGTAAACGGCGCAGCGTCATTCCCATTTAAATGCGCATTTATTCCCGCCACTATTCCCTGGCAGGCCGCTTCCTCATAACCTGTTGTTCCGTTAATTTGACCGGCGAAAAATAAATTACGTATTAATTTTGTTTCTAATGTGTTTTTTAGTTGTGTTGGGGGAAAATAATCATACTCGATAGCATACCCCGGGCGGAACAGTCGTGCATTTTCAAATCCAGGCACCATCCGCAATGCGGCATACTGCACATCTTCCGGAAGTGATGTTGAAAAACCATTAACGTAAATCTCGACCGTATTCCATCCCTCAGGCTCAACAAACAACTGGTGGCGTTCCTTATCCGCAAACCTGTTGATCTTATCTTCAATGCTGGGGCAATACCGGGGACCTACCCCGTCAATCCTTCCTGCATACATAGGGCTGCGATCAAAACCGGTCTTCAGCATATCATGTACTTTCTGATCGGTATAAGTAATCCAGCAACACCGTTGTTCGCTTGCTTTTATTTTTGGAGTATCTGTAAAAGAGAAACCAACAATCTCCTCATCTCCATCCTGAACCTCCATTTTTGTATAATCCAGGCTCCTGCCGTCTACCCTTGGGGGCGTTCCTGTTTTTAGACGGTCACTCTCAAACCCCAGGCTGACCAATTGTTCCGTAATACCACTTGCCGCTTTTTCCGCCACCCGTCCGCCACCAAATTGTTTTTCCCCTATATGAATGATCCCATTCAGGAACGTGCCATTCGTCAGCACCACTGCTTTAGACCGGATCTCATGCCCAAGCCCTGTTACTACGCCTTTAACGAAGCCATCTTTTACCAAAAGCCCCTTTACCATATCCTGGTAAAAGTCCAGGTTAGGCGTTTGTTCCAGCATTTCTCTCCATTTTGCGGCAAATAACATACGATCGCTCTGCGCTCTTGGGCTCCACATCGCCGGTCCCTTCGACCGGTTCAGCATCCGGAACTGGATCATAGAAAGATCTGTAACAATCCCGGAATATCCCCCAAGAGCATCTATTTCCCGCACAATTTGCCCTTTGGCAATGCCACCCATAGCAGGATTGCAGCTCATTTGAGCAATAGTTTGCATATTCATGGTCACCAACAGGGTTTTAGAGCCTATATTAGCGGCAGCGGCAGCCGCCTCACATCCGGCATGACCGGCACCGACAACAATTACATCATAATCTGGAAACATTTTGCAAAATTACGCCTTTCCTTTTTCATACCATGGCTTATAAACAAGGTATAGGACTGTCATTGCTGAATAACGGAACTATGGCAAATCATTAAGCCCTTTATGCGCTGTGATAGGGGCTGAGGCATCTCTATTCTTATTAGGTTCTTATATCTAAAGGTTATTCTTTGTTCCACGTGGAACATTTAAGCTTAGATACTACATAAAACAAAGCAACTAACCCTTTACGGACGATTTAACAGCATTTACTGGTCTGTTTCACGTGAAACAAGTAAACATAAAACACAGATAATACTATACTTAAAAATTTGAAAGCACTGCCAGAACAATGGGTACCAAACCAAACTCTTCTGATGAACTGCCCTAAGCCTACAAATATATTGGTCATAAAAAGGCCTGAATTACAGAAGAACCGGGAACTTACAAGGTTTTTTGCTAATTACTAGATCCGGATGCCTTGAACTGAAGTCCTTTGACCGCCATTCCGTTTTGAATAGCCCTAAACCACACCCTTTGAAAATGAATCAGGCAAACAGCACAAAATAGGCGAATAACGCCTTTGTTCCTGGGAGATAAACGCAGCCTTTGTTTTATGGAACAACATTGTTCCACGTGGAACAACTATTTATCGAAGTAATTCTTTAGTGCGGCATCCTCCATTTGGCGCATAAGTGTCTGTTCCTGCACAGATTTATCGTTAAATCCAAGCAAATGGAGCACCCCATGAAAAATAACCCGGTGTAATTCCCGTTGAACAGTGCTTTTATTTATAATTGAATTGCTTTTTACCGTATCCACACTTATAAATAACTCGGCAGCCATAGAATCGGTAACCCTTTCCCGTAAATCAAACGTAATAATATCAGTATAATAATCATGATTCAGATACTGTCTATTTACTTCCAGTATTTCCTCGTCACTACAGAAAGTAACGTTTAAAACATTCAGGTGTTGACCATGTTGCTGCACCAGGCCTGAAATAAAGGCTTTCAACCGCTTTCTGTCCGACAGGGATACAGATTTCTTAAACAGAAAGGTAATAACTGAACTAGATGTACTCATAATTTCAAAATTCGTAAATAAAAGACACTCAACAATGCTAGTTTTGTAGAATGAAACAAGGAAAAGACTTACTTCTGTCGGAATTGAGACCAGGACAGCGGGCTATAATACAGAAGTTTACAACAGAAGAAATATTTCTTAAGCTGATGGAGATGGGATGCTTACCGGGGGAGGAGATTGAAGTAATTAAAATAGCTCCTTTGAATGATCCGATATCCATTTCGGTAGCGGGTTATACATTAAGCTTACGACTTGATGAAGCGAAACATATCGTTGTAGATACCTTAAATTAACCGGATGAAAATAGGATTGTTCTTTGGTTCCTTTAATCCAATACATCATGGGCATCTGATCATTGCCAGCCATATCCTGAACCAGGGTTTTGCAGAAAAAATATGGTTTGTGGTATCACCACATAACCCGCTGAAAGAATCCGCCTCTCTTTTAAATGAGAATCAACGCCTACACCTGGTCCGGGTGGCTACAGAGGCCGACATCCGTATGGCGGTGTCTGATATCGAGTTTTCATTGCCAAGACCTTCCTATACTTCTGTAACACTGGCGCATCTGTCTGAAAAATATCCCCAACATGAATTCTCATTAATACTGGGTGGAGATAGTTTCCAAAACATTGAGAAATGGAAGAATTATAAATATATATTAAATAATTATAATATATATTTATATAACAGGCCTGGTTTTATAGTAGACAGAGCAGAAAACACCCGGCTTACGGTGTTGGATGCTCCTTTGCTGGAACTATCCGCGACTATGATAAGGGATCTTATCAAGCAAAAGAAATCCATACATTATTTATTACCGGAGAATGTGATTGAAGAAATAGAAAAATCCGGTTACTATAGAAAATAACCGAGTGCCACGCAAGCCAAAACCAAAATAGGAGCGGGAAGTCTGGTAAAAATAAGTACCCCGGCGGTACCAGCAACCACCAGCAGATTCGCAAAATTGATATACCCGAAGCTGAATAACGAAATATCTTTCAGAATGTAAAAGGTAGAGCCGATCATGATTCCCATTACGGCCGCATTAATTCCCTCCAGCGACCGGTAAATGGCAGAATATTTCTTAAGCATATTCCATATAGGAAAGAAAAACAACACCAATAAAGCGCTGGGCATAAAAATAGCGATCATACCAATAATAACTCCACATACCTGCCAACCGCTTCCCATATCCTTTAAGGCCAACCCACCCGTGTAAGAAGCAATGGAAAATACCGGGCCTGGTGTAGCGCGCACCATCCCAATACCCGTCAGCATTTCGTTCTTTGCTATATGAATCGCTTTAGGATTATTCTTTTTTATTTCATCCGGCCGTACACTGTATTGCTCGTACATAATAGGCATTAACACATTACCTCCACCAAAAACAATACTTCCCATCCTGTAAGTATTTTCAAATAAATTAACCGGCTTCCGATATTGCCAGTCGTCTTTGCGCGCCATTTCACTGAAAATACCGGCCAGAATAAAAATGATGCCGAACAACCAAAAATTCCACCACCGGATCTTTCCCGGCTTTATCTCTACCTGCGGAATTCTTTTCTTACTCAGGTTCGTAACAAAGCCACCTAAAACAATTAACAAGGGTACAATAAAGGGCCTTCCAAAAAATAAAAAAGTAATTAACCCCGTAACCACAGCAATAATAAATGTGATCTTATTATTAACAGAATACCGAAAAGCAGAAACGCAGGCATAAATTAAAAAGCCGGCCGCCATCGGCACAATAAACTTAAAGATCTTAAGTGTTCCGTCATCAGTATCCAGGAAATTAACCAGGAACGATAAAGCTCCCATGATACTGCAGGCGGGTAAGATCCATACCAGCAATGTCATCACCGCCAATAAAACACCGCCGCGCTTAAAACCAATAAGGGTAAGGGTTTGAGTAGAAGAAGCACCTGGCAGCAATTGACAAAACGCATTATACTCCATCAATTCCTGTTCCGTAACATAGGGCGTTTGCTTTACAAAAGTCTTCATCATCATGGCAAGATGCGCCTGCGGCCCACCAAACGCGGTGATGCTATGCAAAAAAACTAATTTTAAAAAATGCAGATGTCTTAGAAACATTACAACTTAAATAATCTTTTGACGACATGTAGCTGTAAACCTTGTTGCATGCGCTGTGCAATCAAGATAAACAATTTATCTAACATTACTGTACAAAAATTGCCGGAGTATAAATGCCGCAACTGGACAGACAATAGAAAATTATTTTTATGCGCATAAAAAATCCCGGAACATTTATACCGGGATTTTTATTCAGAATGCTATTTTGTAAAACATGCTGTCAAATATTCAAACCTCCGCAGACACTGATCGTTTGGCCGGTAATATAAGATCCCATATCAGAAGCAAGAAATAAAGCCGCATTAGCGATATCTTCTCCCTTTGCAAATTTTCCCAAAGGAATATCCTGTAAATATTTGGAGGCACTATCACCTTCTTGCAGATAGCTGGTCATATCTGTTTCAACAAACCCGGGTGCAATACTGTTACAACGAATATTTCTGCTTCCTAATTCTTTTGCCACACTTTTAGTGAACCCAATAATACCCGCTTTACTGGCTGCATAACTTGCCTGTCCCGCATTGCCCATTATCCCGATAACCGAGCTCATATTTATAATGCTACCGTTCCTGGCTTTCATCATCGGCT
Proteins encoded in this region:
- the mnmG gene encoding tRNA uridine-5-carboxymethylaminomethyl(34) synthesis enzyme MnmG, with protein sequence MFPDYDVIVVGAGHAGCEAAAAAANIGSKTLLVTMNMQTIAQMSCNPAMGGIAKGQIVREIDALGGYSGIVTDLSMIQFRMLNRSKGPAMWSPRAQSDRMLFAAKWREMLEQTPNLDFYQDMVKGLLVKDGFVKGVVTGLGHEIRSKAVVLTNGTFLNGIIHIGEKQFGGGRVAEKAASGITEQLVSLGFESDRLKTGTPPRVDGRSLDYTKMEVQDGDEEIVGFSFTDTPKIKASEQRCCWITYTDQKVHDMLKTGFDRSPMYAGRIDGVGPRYCPSIEDKINRFADKERHQLFVEPEGWNTVEIYVNGFSTSLPEDVQYAALRMVPGFENARLFRPGYAIEYDYFPPTQLKNTLETKLIRNLFFAGQINGTTGYEEAACQGIVAGINAHLNGNDAAPFTLKRSDAYIGVLIDDLINKGTEEPYRMFTSRAEYRTLLRQDNADARLTPIGYKLGLASEERMNKIRQKTENIANIRTILKEASLKPEEINGFLLKHNSSQIQEKQKAEKILLRPDIELSHLVDAIPALKEQVKNYTREELEQASILAKYETYIEKEKELVNRMSDMENLAIPQAFDYSKLSSLGNEAREKLNRIRPQTLGQASRISGIKPSDIQILMVYMGR
- the ybeY gene encoding rRNA maturation RNase YbeY encodes the protein MSTSSSVITFLFKKSVSLSDRKRLKAFISGLVQQHGQHLNVLNVTFCSDEEILEVNRQYLNHDYYTDIITFDLRERVTDSMAAELFISVDTVKSNSIINKSTVQRELHRVIFHGVLHLLGFNDKSVQEQTLMRQMEDAALKNYFDK
- a CDS encoding FeoA family protein; its protein translation is MKQGKDLLLSELRPGQRAIIQKFTTEEIFLKLMEMGCLPGEEIEVIKIAPLNDPISISVAGYTLSLRLDEAKHIVVDTLN
- the nadD gene encoding nicotinate (nicotinamide) nucleotide adenylyltransferase, which translates into the protein MKIGLFFGSFNPIHHGHLIIASHILNQGFAEKIWFVVSPHNPLKESASLLNENQRLHLVRVATEADIRMAVSDIEFSLPRPSYTSVTLAHLSEKYPQHEFSLILGGDSFQNIEKWKNYKYILNNYNIYLYNRPGFIVDRAENTRLTVLDAPLLELSATMIRDLIKQKKSIHYLLPENVIEEIEKSGYYRK
- a CDS encoding chromate transporter — translated: MHSITAFGGPQAHLAMMMKTFVKQTPYVTEQELMEYNAFCQLLPGASSTQTLTLIGFKRGGVLLAVMTLLVWILPACSIMGALSFLVNFLDTDDGTLKIFKFIVPMAAGFLIYACVSAFRYSVNNKITFIIAVVTGLITFLFFGRPFIVPLLIVLGGFVTNLSKKRIPQVEIKPGKIRWWNFWLFGIIFILAGIFSEMARKDDWQYRKPVNLFENTYRMGSIVFGGGNVLMPIMYEQYSVRPDEIKKNNPKAIHIAKNEMLTGIGMVRATPGPVFSIASYTGGLALKDMGSGWQVCGVIIGMIAIFMPSALLVLFFFPIWNMLKKYSAIYRSLEGINAAVMGIMIGSTFYILKDISLFSFGYINFANLLVVAGTAGVLIFTRLPAPILVLACVALGYFL